In a single window of the Spodoptera frugiperda isolate SF20-4 chromosome 19, AGI-APGP_CSIRO_Sfru_2.0, whole genome shotgun sequence genome:
- the LOC118280960 gene encoding uncharacterized protein LOC118280960 translates to MENLTVLSFRKFEDIKRLARHFQNVVNHPTTQQNKVLHAYLRNLDQTHKNIYLQKRDYVEVEYIFTTEKKSSLQRQRFNSLPVSEVPELLKAELLTSDDAKQVHICTDCNIEIELSDEEPLMESLQRHFNSDAHLPKLRRESMDVAEPIILPNMSRRLSAMAELPLPKIKELTITKPVEKLEKNFASKLSTSLMKVLPDASEASVDAALKFYQELYDKLCSDVSNIDFSTQTSSVAPIIMSIKDNVYQNFAGDANKNMDNDENDQAAEKPKNQVKKYRYYGPIEASILKLLVNHKLLSLIDDRTGKLAFFCIACEYYTLRFHYDSVLNHVFSETHVHNLSCILQSDKSISFSMTEPTIEKIKEMNEKFLLSHDIVFTPVGLNCRLCAASIESVEASILHILDEKHLAKLSDELYLRMKDADPDGAIPEEWGPKDLNWTKYLASVGKPHNSRDHVVIENFIKPSGKIGNYCTCCDMTLKGPRQVLFNHIRQKKHLRNAAPRKLAMLYKNHCRPSEYYASFGNFYICTICPDFVATPSISAMVEHFESAPHFDTIAKLIRSALYNQADLQLFAANKITADLKCEVCKTAFHDKSEAVKHILSSVDHETAVGDAKICSNKGDIISVYMKGNHILHSEGATFTCVDCKGVFNSIRSLLTHLVYAGHFKEKPAIEGVFRFYLELKHNINMLARNKYVYYQFGCLKCGVCDGDLEEGETAKKHVVSTRHRENMGASYVSIDTSAVE, encoded by the coding sequence ATGGAGAACCTAACCGTTTTGTCGTTCAGGAAATTTGAGGACATCAAACGGCTCGCTAGACACTTCCAAAATGTCGTGAACCATCCCACCACGCAACAGAACAAAGTCTTGCACGCCTATCTAAGGAATCTAGACCAAACGcacaagaatatttatttacaaaaacgcGATTATGTTGAAGTTGAGTATATTTTTACGACTGAAAAGAAAAGCAGTTTGCAAAGGCAGAGGTTTAACAGTCTTCCTGTTAGTGAAGTTCCTGAGTTGTTAAAAGCTGAGCTCTTGACTTCAGATGATGCTAAACAGGTCCATATATGCACTGATTGCAATATTGAGATCGAATTGAGCGACGAAGAGCCCCTAATGGAGTCTTTACAGCGTCATTTCAATTCTGACGCTCATTTGCCCAAGTTAAGACGAGAAAGTATGGATGTCGCTGAACCCATCATCTTGCCAAACATGTCGCGCCGTCTATCGGCCATGGCTGAGCTCCCATTACCGAAAATCAAGGAACTAACTATCACTAAGCCCGTTGAAAAATTGGAAAAGAATTTCGCGTCGAAACTTAGCACTTCGTTGATGAAAGTACTTCCAGATGCGTCTGAAGCTAGTGTTGACGCCGCTCTAAAGTTTTATCAGGAGCTGTACGACAAACTTTGTTCTGACGTTTCCAATATTGACTTTTCTACGCAAACGTCCTCTGTTGCTCCGATTATAATGAGCATTAAAGACAATGTCTACCAGAATTTCGCTGGAGACGCAAACAAGAACATGGACAATGACGAGAACGATCAAGCCGCTGAGAAACCCAAGAACCAGGTCAAGAAGTACCGGTACTACGGTCCCATCGAGGCTTCGATCCTCAAACTGCTCGTTAATCATAAACTCTTGTCGTTAATCGATGATCGGACTGGCAAACTGGCGTTTTTCTGCATAGCTTGCGAATACTACACGCTCAGATTTCATTACGACAGTGTTTTGAATCACGTGTTTAGTGAGACGCATGTCCACAATCTTTCCTGCATCCTACAGTCTGATAAAAGCATTTCTTTCTCCATGACTGAACCAACTATTGAGAAAATTAAGGAGATGAATGAGAAGTTCCTGTTGAGCCATGATATTGTGTTCACGCCGGTCGGCTTGAACTGCAGGCTTTGTGCCGCCTCGATCGAGTCTGTGGAAGCTTCGATCTTGCATATACTTGACGAGAAGCACCTGGCTAAGCTGTCTGACGAGTTGTACCTTCGCATGAAGGACGCTGACCCGGACGGTGCTATCCCGGAGGAGTGGGGTCCGAAAGACTTAAACTGGACAAAGTACTTAGCGAGTGTGGGCAAACCGCACAACAGTCGTGACCATGTCGTCATCGAGAACTTTATTAAGCCCTCGGGGAAGATCGGGAACTATTGTACATGTTGCGATATGACTTTAAAGGGTCCGAGACAAGTCCTTTTTAATCACATCCGTCAAAAAAAGCATTTGAGGAACGCGGCGCCTCGTAAACTAGCGATGCTCTACAAGAACCACTGTAGGCCTTCCGAGTACTACGCTAGCTTCGGGAATTTCTACATTTGCACCATATGCCCTGACTTTGTAGCGACGCCGTCAATCTCTGCGATGGTTGAACATTTCGAGAGCGCTCCCCACTTCGATACTATTGCTAAACTGATCCGTTCAGCCCTCTACAACCAAGCGGACTTGCAACTATTCGCTGCGAACAAAATAACAGCTGATTTGAAATGCGAAGTGTGCAAAACAGCCTTCCACGACAAGTCTGAGGCTGTGAAACACATCTTGAGTAGCGTTGACCATGAGACAGCGGTTGGAGACGCAAAAATATGCTCTAACAAAGGGGATATAATCAGCGTTTATATGAAAGGCAACCATATTTTGCACAGCGAAGGGGCTACTTTTACTTGCGTGGATTGCAAAGGGGTGTTTAATTCGATCCGGTCTTTGTTAACCCATTTGGTGTATGCTGGTCATTTTAAAGAGAAGCCAGCTATTGAGGGGGTCTTCCGTTTTTACTTGGAGCTGAAACACAATATAAATATGTTGGCCCGTAATAAGTACGTGTATTACCAGTTTGGCTGTTTGAAGTGCGGTGTGTGTGACGGGGACCTGGAAGAAGGGGAGACTGCGAAGAAACATGTGGTGTCGACGCGCCACAGAGAAAATATGGGGGCCAGTTATGTTAGTATAGATACGTCCGCTGTTGAATAA
- the LOC118280892 gene encoding mucin-22-like, translating into MRAVFGFLIAVIFVHVTITAGHLSDDGDKHHHHRRGRKHADEEISSEDDSSDYRGRRERNRRTGDADSELSISSGLRSVLGVRSQTDANDILYHLTGFEDEASAMKYIENLTGLTDDLKKLKFLKKCKGARSWHRVVDFVELMDDAPVLKTIVEILKQMTNEDDVLKAFAMLKPLIGHDDFDGILESLQKISGERDPHEIADHFEHIAHTNGVDGLKIEILKLTSGLGPAEFPRLLKVLLPEIDLKGAFNLLLLGTRTVDIGDAIASLNHLLNTKSLTDSLLMLKAITKQTQTKYALEELTQAVNRGSLRVIIENLHKIGGNDNLLEVQKAFKDAFGTDNIVSVIHKINKVTKRQDALYFLNSLLDVTQTKNIREAAKLILGLTSKETNLLDFLELIRVNSGHDDIIDFFKRLMSITGTKSLQEAWQVIATVTSIDDIFVFFDEVYKYTDVEVIVFLETILKVTNATNIKVAAAMLKKICGVDELFDIIQLIFDITEMDIVQFFENIITISKAYYLEEAVFITEEYTSTDNFIDALRDLKRATGQSTILQAIDYIKKNKPRIERTTTTSTAKSSEEVTESSSTEESSTKQNNPTTAENNLLKDTTTPKSMETTLKEDLTTTPNSSAKQTTIEKATEESGSTEGPTEQITSTEAITSTEESKISEGTTAQKTLNDILTTPSSVLSSTATKEVTTELISSTEDNVTANPVSTTEKKVKEGISTESSTNSMPTEVTTKIDQTPEINTENGPTTENTTPKDTDQVTESKNTDKSSTDSATEKKTKEESRTNNQNNEQTTPLVEASTEGKEETPVTSSTSKSVTEESITTTEGNITSEKTTEKSLLSTEQSTTAQKPAEDTNTPSTESGVTAEELKTTTAADQTTESTTGTQKPKEESKNAPKPEDLNTASEDSTSEKLSSTETYTSSSRSTEDSSSDCSSSSSSSEEFSSEVPSTEENTPTTSEKSLSSTEAISSSTDNSSLPTSTEQVPTSTEKIEGTSTPTQDSTTPLTTMALETTTAQESTTVVTTEQQTTERDNLETTSSTPVVEQLQSTTTTQETPLETTESTTTEKSSDSEVTTQQTTVEQLSTTTLPSTDAGSTTVETTTTQQQTTDSNSADKTTNQSTTTLPPTDAGTTTVETTTSEQQTTQSNSADKTTNQSSTTASEENITQATSAQPKEESTSTTEANITDNTTSKVTSEQSLLTTQQNTESSITTTAGEQTTTDSNQATKEQGTTESTPTTQVTSTDHSDEYVSSEESNSSAYDSTENSSEEETQRQWEYDSKSIEDLETTEGATTPLSFSSTTETLTTVAIGQSSTVTSTLKQTDINEITTEYVSTTTQSVSEQVTTVPSSTIKEESTTEASTTTTQDQASTTDIASVTTTSEAATTQSSLEPSTESLTTQNTPSSTNKATEQTPTEEVTTTQSISTDQSTTTEASTTQLVSSTTTEPTVTDNVSTQNIATTDQSVATEISTTQAASTTESTTASEQISTEEISTEDASSSSDSSSSSSSSEQATSTEQLTTQSPAGTTEEITTEAVFTTTEQSTTEKSTENVSTDQPSVEQQSTVADSTTQSSTTTEAQPATEKSVQDISSTTTDQSAKEQQSPEQSTTEVTSTTTPSPTTNQEVTETSVTDQQSTPAVTTTQSVEQSATESTNQQSTEDTTTDNIPSTAQTSTTEVSPSTTSGQQSTDSATDQEVQSTTDSGTSETSLSTTLQQLSIESSTTQEVQTTTTSATTEGSPSSTSEQLSTESATTQGVQSTTDGATTEGSPSTASEQLTTETTTTQGLIQSTSESATTEGSPSTASEQLSIESQEVQSSTNSAITEGSPTTTSQQLSTTPTVNANPSTASISTEKPERSQEEWSTESEESYTSSEYDSHSTESMEYHKTLKQYDSYENSDENTTENFQKVSSTDNLITETTTILSTTVDQQTTTEAVSTESPVSTEKVVDKSATVPSTQQATTDLATTEKLAEESTTTQQVISAEQTTESTKTTLSNDQSTTVNAVTEETTKQISESTTGVTEKPVSDISTTQSTNDITKQPTTEQNLPTTNEVPSTETTNKPDIEQQNNQPTTDGNLSTTSELPTTQESATETTNKPDIEQQNNLQTTDSNLSTTTTLSTADTITSSTVNQDATTEKSTSDINKSDTPVAENVTTGSPLQPENTEKSKDVTTKQPTINNPEKNTKDSRSNEYDDNSTHVDSAVSDEDFKEQTTQPSTPVTTEESTKITKDDATTVTEPQNNKAEVTTTQVVTQETTTTKTIEDTTQLSTTTEKVQQQEQTTINPSSSSTTTEMNQAATTNVVDKQQTSLDKTNTIEPTYAPEPKPPGHQQAVKFETDVAMPKAGGKLCVNQGRKEIMNALETNMRLKILLLPKGPGGKNCYCTCSSNTPPAIIPLSELPEEELDTED; encoded by the exons gTCCACGTGACAATAACAGCAGGCCATTTATCAg ATGATGGAGACAAACATCACCACCATCGGAGAGGAAGAAAGCATGCTGACGAGGAGATCAGCTCGGAAGACGACAGCAGCGACTACCGTGGGAGAAGAGAACGGAACAGGAGAACTGGTG aTGCTGACTCCGAGCTGTCCATCTCCAGTGGATTAAGAAGTGTGTTAGGAGTTAGAA GTCAAACTGACGCCAACGATATCCTGTACCACTTAACTGGATTCGAAG ATGAAGCCTCTGCcatgaaatacattgaaaatcTCACAGGACTTACAG ATGACCTGAAAAAGCTGAAATTCTTGAAGAAATGCAAGGGAGCCAGATCTTGGCACCGTGTCGTGGACTTTGTGGAACTTATGGATGATGCCCCGG TTTTGAAAACTATTGTGGAGATTCTGAAACAGATGACCAATGAAGATG ACGTGCTGAAAGCGTTTGCGATGTTGAAACCTTTGATTGGACACGATGACTTCGACGGAATTCTTGAGAGTCTACAGAAGATATCTGGAGAAAGAG ATCCTCATGAAATAGCTGATCACTTCGAACATATCGCACATACTAATG GTGTGGACGGCCTGAAAATAGAGATACTGAAACTAACAAGTGGCCTCGGTCCGGCTGAATTCCCGAGATTGCTGAAAGTTCTGCTCCCTGAAATAG ACCTGAAGGGAGCTTTCAACCTCCTGCTATTGGGTACTCGCACTGTGG ataTCGGTGATGCGATTGCGTCATTGAATCATTTGCTGAACACGAAATCACTGACAGACAGTTTATTAATGCTGAAAGCTATCACCAAACAAACCC aAACGAAATACGCTTTAGAAGAATTGACACAGGCTGTTAACCGAGGAA GTCTTAGAGTAATTATAGAGAACCTACATAAGATTGGAGGAAACGACAATTTGCTGGAAGTACAAAAGGCATTCAAGGACGCCTTTGGAACAGATA ATATTGTCAGCgttattcacaaaataaataaagtaacgaAACGTCAGGATGCTTTATACTTCTTGAATTCTTTACTGGACGTTACCCAAACGAAAAACATCAGAGAAGCTgccaaattaattttgggtcttaCTTCTAAGGAGA ccAATCTACTGGACTTTTTGGAGCTAATTCGTGTCAATTCAGGACATGACGATATTATTGACTTCTTTAAAAGACTTATGTCTATTACTGGGACCAAAT CTCTACAAGAAGCATGGCAAGTGATCGCCACGGTGACATCCATTGACG acatttttgtatttttcgaCGAAGTATACAAATACACGGATGTAGAGGTGATTGTATTTCTGGAAACGATACTAAAAGTGACCAACGCTACTAATATTAAGGTTGCCGCTGCCATGCTGAAGAAGATCTGTGGCGTCGATG aattgTTCGACATAATTCAGCTGATATTTGATATAACTGAAATGG ataTCGTGCAATTCTTTGAAAACATCATCACAATCAGCAAGGCTTACT ATTTGGAGGAAGCAGTTTTTATAACTGAAGAATATACATCGACGGACA ATTTCATTGACGCTTTAAGAGACTTGAAAAGGGCAACTGGACAATCAA CCATCCTCCAAGCGATAGActacataaaaaagaataagCCTCGCATCGAAAGAACGACAACTACTTCTACCGCCAAATCTTCTGAAGAAGTCACAGAAAGCAGCAGTACAGAAGAATCAAGCACCAAACAAAATAATCCAACAACAGCAgaaaataatcttttaaaaGATACTACAACACCGAAATCAATGGAAACTACGCTTAAAGAAGATTTAACAACTACACCTAATTCTTCTGCAAAGCAAACTACTATAGAAAAAGCTACAGAGGAATCTGGTAGTACAGAAGGACCAACTGAACAAATAACGTCCACAGAAGCAATTACTTCTACGGAAGAATCGAAAATTTCAGAAGGAACTACGGCACAGAAGACtcttaatgatattttaactaCTCCATCTTCTGTGCTAAGTTCTACTGCCACTAAAGAAGTGACCACAGAATTAATTTCTTCTACAGAAGATAATGTAACCGCAAACCCAGTATCTACTACAGAAAAGAAGGTTAAAGAAGGAATCAGCACAGAATCTTCTACTAATTCAATGCCTACAGAAGTAACTACAAAAATAGACCAAACTCCAGAAATTAACACTGAAAATGGACCTACTACTGAAAATACAACTCCTAAAGATACTGATCAAGTCACTGAATCTAAGAATACTGATAAATCTTCTACAGACAGTGCTACTGAGAAGAAAACTAAAGAAGAATCTAGGACTAACAATCAGAATAATGAACAGACTACACCATTAGTAGAAGCTAGTACAGAAGGTAAAGAAGAGACTCCAGTTACTTCTTCAACTTCAAAAAGCGTCACAGAAGAATCTATAACTACTACAGAAGGCAATATTACTTCTGAAAAGACCACAGAAAAATCCCTTCTAAGTACTGAACAGTCTACTACAGCTCAGAAGCCCGCAGAAGATACTAATACACCTTCTACGGAATCTGGCGTTACTGCAGaagaattaaaaacaacaacagcAGCAGATCAAACAACTGAATCTACCACTGGAACACAAAAACCAAAAGAAGAATCTAAAAATGCCCCCAAACCAGAAGATTTAAACACCGCATCAGAAGATAGTACTTCTGAGAAATTGAGCTCAACAGAAACTTACACATCATCTTCTAGAAGTACAGAAGATTCATCTTCTGATTGCTCTTCGTCTTCTTCTTCCTCAGAAGAGTTCAGTTCTGAAGTTCCTAGTACAGAAGAAAATACACCTACGACATCTGAGAAGTCTCTTTCTAGCACAGAAGCCATTTCTTCTTCTACTGACAATTCTTCTTTACCAACCTCTACTGAGCAAGTGCCGACTTCAACTGAGAAAATTGAAGGAACTAGTACTCCTACTCAGGACTCAACAACTCCGTTGACGACTATGGCGTTAGAAACAACAACTGCTCAGGAATCAACAACAGTTGTTACAACAGAACAACAAACAACTGAACGTGATAATCTTGAAACAACTTCATCAACTCCAGTTGTTGAACAACTTCAATCAACAACAACTACACAAGAAACACCTTTAGAAACTACTGAAAGTACTACAACTGAAAAATCTTCTGATTCAGAAGTAACAACTCAACAAACAACTGTAGAACAACTGTCAACTACCACTTTACCATCAACTGATGCTGGTTCTACAACAGTTGAAACCACGACAACTCAACAACAAACAACAGACTCTAATTCTGCTGATAAAACAACAAATCAGTCAACTACCACTTTACCACCAACTGATGCTGGTACTACAACAGTTGAAACTACGACTTCTGAACAACAAACAACACAATCTAATTCTGCTGATAAAACAACAAATCAGTCATCAACAACTGCATCAGAAGAGAATATTACTCAAGCAACTTCTGCACAACCCAAAGAAGAAAGTACATCTACGACAGAAGCTAACATTACTGATAACACAACTAGTAAAGTTACTTCTGAACAATCTTTACTAACAACTCAACAAAATACAGAATCTTCTATTACTACAACAGCAGGAGAACAAACAACAACAGACTCTAATCAGGCTACAAAAGAACAAGGAACAACTGAATCAACTCCAACAACTCAAGTAACATCAACAGACCATTCAGATGAATACGTAAGTTCGGAAGAATCGAACTCTTCTGCTTACGATTCTACTGAAAATAGCTCAGAAGAAGAAACTCAAAGGCAATGGGAATACGACTCAAAATCCATTGAAGATCTTGAAACAACTGAAGGAGCTACTACACCTTTGTCTTTTAGTTCAACAACAGAAACTCTAACAACTGTTGCTATAGGACAATCGTCAACAGTTACATCAACTTTAAAACAAAcagatataaatgaaataacaacTGAATATGTTTCAACAACTACACAATCTGTTAGCGAACAAGTAACAACAGTACCTTCATCAACAATTAAAGAAGAATCAACAACAGAAGCTTCGACAACAACAACTCAAGATCAGGCTTCAACAACAGATATTGCATCTGTAACAACTACTTCTGAAGCTGCAACAACTCAATCCTCTCTTGAGCCGTCAACAGAATCACTGACAACTCAAAATACACCTTCTTCAACTAATAAAGCTACTGAACAAACTCCTACTGAGGAAGTAACGACAACACAATCAATTTCTACTGATCAGTCAACAACAACAGAGGCTTCCAcaactcaactagtttcttcTACAACCACTGAGCCGACTGTCACTGATAATGTATCAACACAAAATATTGCTACTACTGATCAGTCTGTAGCTACTGAGATATCAACAACTCAAGCTGCATCAACGACTGAGTCAACAACAGCTTCAGAACAAATTTCAACTGAGGAAATATCGACTGAGGATGCTTCTTCATCATCAGACtcctcttcatcatcatcatcttcagaACAGGCAACCAGCACTGAACAGTTGACAACTCAGTCACCA GCTGGAACTACTGAGGAAATAACTACTGAAGCTGTGTTTACAACAACTGAGCAATCAACTACTGAAAAGAGTACAGAGAACGTTTCTACTGATCAACCGTCGGTAGAACAACAGTCAACTGTTGCTGATTCGACAACTCAGTCATCAACAACAACTGAAGCTCAACCAGCTACTGAGAAATCAGTACAAGATATCTCTTCAACTACCACTGATCAGTCAGCAAAAGAACAACAGTCACCTGAGCAATCAACAACTGAAGTAACTTCGACAACTACTCCGTCACCAACAACAAATCAAGAAGTTACTGAAACATCAGTCACTGATCAGCAATCAACTCCAGCTGTCACAACAACTCAGTCAGTAGAACAATCAGCCACTGAATCAACAAACCAACAATCTACTGAGGACACAACAACAGATAATATACCATCAACAGCTCAAACATCAACAACTGAAGTTTCTCCATCAACAACTTCAGGACAACAGTCAACTGATAGCGCAACAGATCAAGAAGTACAATCAACAACAGATTCTGGAACTTCTGAAACAAGTCTATCAACAACTCTGCAACAACTGTCAATTGAGAGCTCAACAACTCAAGAAGTACAAACAACAACTACTTCTGCAACTACTGAAGGAAGTCCATCATCAACTTCAGAACAACTGTCAACTGAGAGCGCAACAACTCAAGGAGTACAATCAACAACTGATGGTGCAACTACTGAAGGAAGTCCATCAACAGCTTCAGAACAACTGACAACTGAAACCACAACAACTCAAGGTCTGATCCAATCAACAAGTGAATCTGCTACTACTGAAGGAAGTCCATCAACAGCTTCAGAACAACTGTCAATTGAGAGCCAAGAAGTACAATCATCAACTAATTCTGCAATTACTGAAGGAAGTCCAACAACAACTTCACAACAACTTTCAACAACACCAACAGTAAACGCAAATCCATCAACTGCATCCATTTCTACTGAAAAACCTGAAAGAAGTCAAGAAGAATGGTCAACAGAGTCAGAAGAGAGTTATACATCTTCTGAGTATGATTCTCATTCTACCGAATCAATGGAGtatcataaaacattaaaacaatatgaCTCCTATGAAAATTCAGACGAAAATACTACTGAAAATTTCCAAAAAGTGAGCAGTACTGATAATCTTATTACTGAAACTACAACCATTTTATCAACAACCGTTGATCAGCAAACAACTACTGAAGCAGTCTCTACTGAGTCACCAGTGTCGACTGAGAAAGTTGTTGATAAAAGTGCAACTGTGCCTTCTACTCAGCAAGCAACAACTGACTTAGCTACTACTGAAAAACTCGCTGAAGAGTCCACAACAACTCAACAAGTGATTTCTGCTGAACAAACAACTGAATCAACTAAAACAACACTTTCTAATGATCAGTCAACAACTGTTAATGCTGTTACTGAAGAAACAACAAAACAGATATCAGAATCAACAACAGGAGTTACAGAAAAACCAGTATCAGATATATCAACTACCCAATCAACCAATGATATTACAAAACAACCAACAACAGAACAAAACCTTCCAACAACCAATGAAGTACCATCAACTGAAACAACTAACAAACCAGATATAGAACAACAAAATAACCAACCAACAACAGACGGAAACCTTTCAACAACCAGTGAATTACCAACAACTCAAGAATCAGCAACTGAAACAACTAACAAACCAGATATAGAACAACAAAATAACCTTCAAACAACTGACAGTAACCTATCAACAACGACAACTCTATCAACAGCTGACACAATTACTTCTTCGACAGTAAATCAAGACGCAACAACTGAAAAATCAActtcagatataaataaaagcGACACTCCTGTGGCTGAAAATGTGACTACAGGATCTCCCTTACAACctgaaaatactgaaaaatcTAAAGATGTTACTACAAAACAGCCTACAATTAATAATcctgaaaaaaatactaaagacaGTCGTTCAAATGAATATGATGATAACAGTACTCATGTAGACAGCGCTGTTTCTGATGAAGATTTTAAAGAACAAACAACTCAACCGTCTACTCCAGTGACAACTGAAGAATctacaaaaataactaaagaCGATGCTACTACAGTAACTGAACCACAAAACAACAAAGCAGAAGTAACCACAACTCAAGTTGTTACACAAGAAACGACAACAACAAAAACCATTGAAGACACAACACAGTTGTCGACAACAACTGAGAAAGTTCAACAACAAGAACAGACAACTATTaacccatcatcatcatcaacaacaacaGAAATGAACCAGGCAGCAACAACCAATGTTGTTGATAAGCAACAAACATCGTTGGATAAAACTAATACTATCGAGCCGACATACGCTCCGGAGCCGAAGCCTCCCGGTCACCAACAGGCAGTGAAGTTTGAGACAGATGTAGCAATGCCTAAAGCAGGAGGGAAGCTATGTGTCAACCAAGGACGTAAAG AAATTATGAACGCCTTAGAGACCAACATGCGTCTGAAGATCCTACTCCTCCCGAAGGGTCCTGGCGGCAAGAACTGCTACTGCACCTGTAGCAGCAACACTCCACCAGCTATCATTCCTTTATCAGAATTACCAGAAGAAGAACTCGACACAGAagattaa